The following DNA comes from Bacteroidales bacterium.
CTGCAAGGAGAGGGGGCAGGGGGTGAGGTGTAGAAGAAAGTGACTGCAAGGAGAGGGGGCAGGGGGTGAGGTGTAGAAGAGTGCGACTGCAAGGAGAGGGGCAGGGGGTGAGGTGTAGAAGAAAGTGACTATTTCGCCTTAACATTTTTTAACCCCCTCTATTTTGCTTTTATTCCGGATTCGGTACCTTTGTTATAAAGCCCGACACACATGAAAACACATAATCTGCTGCGAATCCTTGTACCGGTTCTGCTGGTTGTTCCGGCAGCGGTCGCTGAGGCACAGGTTAAGCAAATTCATGGTAAGGTAACAGATTCTGAAACACAGGTTCCGGTCGAATACGCATATATACTCAACTTCAGCCGTCAGCAGCAGATCTACTGCAACAGCAAAGGGGAATTCCGCATTAACGCTGAAGCCGGTGACACCCTTGTTTTATATGCCCTTGGTTACGATTATAAGAAAGTGGTAGTTGATGAGGAAATGATTGGAGGGGAAACATCTGTAGTGAAACTCAATCACCAGTCGTACGATCTTAATGAAGCCCGAATCCTTGGTTTCGGCTCATATTATGATTTCCGTGAAAAGTTTGTCAACCTCGAAAGACCGGTTACCCAAACGGAACAATTGAATAAAGATATTGCCCAGGTATCGCAGCAGGTAGCCATTCAGGCCTACAGTGAAGCCATGACAAAGCAGAGTGCGGAAAATGGTGTCACCCTGATGCGGGCCAATATTTATACCCCGGAAGAGATCGAAAGAATGAAACTGGCAAAAATCATTGAGAAGGAGAAAGTAAAAGACCAGGTATACCATAAGTTCAACCCCATGATGGTTAAACAAATAACCGGTTTAACCGACGATGATGAAATCATTGAATTCATGGTGTACTGCAAATTCACGGATGCCTATATCATTGAAGTGAGCGAATACGATTTGTCTGCCCGTATTGCGTTGAAATTTGAAATGTTTAAAAAATATAAGGAAGACCAGAAATCGATGGAAAACCCGGTTAATTATCTTGACAATCTCATGTATATACAGGCCTGATCAATATGACAACAGTTCCATCATTCAACGATATCCAACAAGCCCACAATCGAATTTCCCCTTTTATTCACCGCACACCGGTGCTTACATCCGAAGGCATTAATGAAACAGCCGGTCTGACAGTTTATTTCAAATGCGAGAATTTCCAGAAAGTGGGTGCCTTTAAATACAGGGGTGCCACCAACGCGGTTTTATCGCTTACTGATTCGGAAGCCGCTAGGGGAGTAGCTACGCATTCATCGGGAAATCATGCAGCCGCATTGGCCCTGGCAGCAAGGAAAAGAGGTATCAGATGTTATGTAGTGATGCCACGGACGGCACCCCAGCCAAAAATCGAAGCGGTGATGCATTACGGTGCCGAAATAACTTTCTGTGAGCCTACACTCCAGAGCAGGGAAGATACATTAAAGATTATAACCGATAAAACCGGTGCTGCCGTAGTCCATCCATACGACAATTTCAATGTAATCTGCGGACAGGGTACAGCAGCAAAGGAATTACTTGAAGAGGTCCCTGATGTGGATATCCTTTTTGTCCCTGTTGGTGGTGGCGGTTTGTTATCCGGCAGTTCCATTTCTGCAAAAGCCATGAAGCCGGAAATGGACGTATATGGCTGTGAACCGGCTAATGCTGATGACGCACACCGATCGTTTTATTCGGGTATTCTGCAACCTTCAGTGAATCCGAAAACTATTGCCGATGGATTGCTTACATCGCTCAGTAATCGGACTTTCGGAATCATCAGGAACAATGTCAAAGACATTTTCACTGTTTCGGAGGACTCTATTATCAATGCCATGGAGCTTATCTGGAGGCGAATGAAAATCATTACTGAAGCCTCATCGGCTGTTGCTCTTGCTGCACTGCTCGATAACAGGGAAAGATTCAAGGGTAAAAGGGCGGGCATTATTTTGTCGGGCGGGAATGTGGATCTGCGGAACCTGCCTTTTCATTAATAACAAAGCCGGCCTTTACCGGGTAATGGTCCGATAGTTTTATCTTGCCTATTTTATGATTAACCGGGGTAAGTTCAGGGCTGCAGAACACATAATCAATCCGGACATAGGGGAAGTTGCCCCTAAAAGTGGTACCGATACCCGAACCGGTGTGAATAAACACGTCCTTTAACCCTTTCGACATGGTTTTGTATGCATACGAAACGGGGGTGTCATTGAAATCACCGCAAACAATCACCGGGTAAGGCGAAGCATCGATCTCGCGCCTGATCTTATTAACCTGTCCCGCTCTCATGATATATGCCTGCCGCATTCTGACTGAAATATCCTTCAGGTCATGAAGGTGTTTGTCGCTATAATTAAAAATAAGACTGTCCAGAAGGTCGTTGTATTCCTTTCTGAGCCGGATCGACTGAAGATGGCAATTGAAAAGCCTTATAGTGTCGTGCCCGGCAACAATGTCGGAATACATGCTTCCATTCAGTGATTCTTCAAAATCGATCATTTTCTTATTGATGATCGGGTACTTGCTGAAAGTAGCCATACCGAAATTAAGTTTCCCTTTAACGTGATCGGTGTAATATACATGGCTGTATGAAAGAGGTTTCAAACGGCGTTTCAGGTTTTCAAGATCATGGCTTGTACCAGGAAGGGTGATAAATTCCTGGAAGCAGACAATGTCGGGCTTTTCGGTGCGGATGTAACTTGTAATCCGCTGCCATGCCGAGGTGTCCTTATTCCAATGGTAATAATTAAACAACCTCACATTATATGTAAGCACAGTTATTTTCTGGCCTGAAGGGCCGGTAGCGGGTTTACTGAAATGAAACTGGAATGTGGACTGAAGGGCATGCCAGCCAAGCAAAATGCTTAAAACAGAAATAAGGAAATACCATTTGCGAAAAATAAGCCACCAGAGGACAAACAAAATATTCAAAATAAGAATAACGGGGTATGCAAGGGCAAGAAATGCGAATATCCATGAATTGGCCGGGCTGACATTTACTGAAAGGTAGCTGATCGACAAGAATAAAGCCAGCAGAATATTGACAATGAGCAGTATTTTTTTTACAAAGGTTTTCAATTTTTATTACTCATCTTGAACAGCGTTTCTTTTTCACTTTTTGAGAGACTTTCATAACCGCCTTTTGCAATTTTATCAAGTATACGGTCGACTTCTTTTTGCTGGCTGATTTTCCGTCGGTTATAATCTTCGTCGGTTACCTGCTTTGATTTCCGGTATGCCACATTCAGCTTGGGACGAGGTTTGAAAAGATCAACTGCCTTATCAAGAAAAATATTCAGCCATCCCCCGATATCCCGCCCTTTTTTAAGGCCGCTCATAAACCAATAGCCATAAAGAGCTCCGCCCAGATGGGCAATATTGCCACCGGCATTATCCGAGGCAATCATGAGTATATCAATAATAACGAAGGCAATGGCAATATATTTCAATCTTACAGGACCAATGAAGAACATGTAAAGGGTGTAGTTGGGGACATAAAAAGAAATCGCCACTACAACGGCCATTATGGCTGCGGAAGCACCCAGCATCGAACCCCCGAGATACTCGCGTAAACCGGGGAAACCGTTTATGAAGGCAATGTAAAGGATAGACCCTGCCAGGCCGCCCAACAGGTATGTACTCAGCAATTGTTTTCCGGTAAGGTATTGCATGAAGATCCGGCCAAACCAATATAGCACAAGCATATTAAATACAATGTGCCACAGGTTGAAATGTGTGAACATATAGGTAATTACAGTCCATGGCCTTGTGAGAAGCTCACCCGGAATGCTCGGCACCATGAGGTATTTCAGTACCGTCTCATTAAAGGAAATCTTCAGTGAGGTAAGCGAAATACCCGGCGTAAACAGTCGCAAAATCACAAACCAGACTCCAAGAACCACAAAAACCGCCACATTGATAAATATCAGGCGATATATAATATTGCCTTTCCGAAGCGAACTTTTTATTTCATTCACCATGCTCATGCGGAGTGCACCTTTTGTATATTAACAAAGTTATCAATAAATTCGGAATTGGTTTCTTTTCCAGTACTTCACAAGCAGGAAGCCGAAAAGAGCACCACCCAGGTGCGCAAAATGTGCTATATTGTCCCCTTTGAAATTAGCCACACCCAAAAACAGTTCCAGGAGGGCGTAAACCGGGATGAAGTATTTAGCTTTAATCGGAATCGGGAGAAAAATAAGCATCAGTTCCACATCAGGAAACAGCATGGCAAAAGCAACAAGCAATCCGAAAACAGCACCGGATGCTCCGACGGTAGGAATGCTCAGATTATATTGAATAATTCCATTTACAATATTTTTAGCTTCAGGAATAAAAGAAGCATCATCAGGTTTATAGAACCAATTCTGCATAAAATTGGTGACATAATCGCTGGCTCTGCCATGAAGGTATTTCTCTACAAATTGATCAAACCCAAGGTAAGTCGGATTCTGAATGAATTCATTTGCCAGGTTCATCATATGATTCATCTGCAAATAATTTACAGTAAGATGTATGGCAGCTGCTCCCAATCCGGTTACCGTATAGAAAATCAGCATCCTTTTGCTTCCCCATACCTGTTCAAGAACACGTCCAAACATGAAAACCCCGAACATATTGAAAAAGATATGTCCGAAATTGGCGTGCATAAACATGTGGGTAACAACCTGGTGTGGCTCAAACATGGGCGATTTCAGGCTGTAAAGGGCCAGGTGGGTTGACATAAAATCGGTGGCTGCCGGCAAAAATGTGGCCAGGAAAAGGATTACATTGATAATGATTATATTCTTGATTACCGGAGGGAAATTGCTTTCAGACGAACCAAAAAAACTCATAGAATTGATTTAGTGTTATTGCGCAAAGATAGGATGTTTTATCTTTACGTGAACAAATTTGTAAAAGCGTGAACAACCAGCAGATATCTGATC
Coding sequences within:
- a CDS encoding carboxypeptidase-like regulatory domain-containing protein, giving the protein MKTHNLLRILVPVLLVVPAAVAEAQVKQIHGKVTDSETQVPVEYAYILNFSRQQQIYCNSKGEFRINAEAGDTLVLYALGYDYKKVVVDEEMIGGETSVVKLNHQSYDLNEARILGFGSYYDFREKFVNLERPVTQTEQLNKDIAQVSQQVAIQAYSEAMTKQSAENGVTLMRANIYTPEEIERMKLAKIIEKEKVKDQVYHKFNPMMVKQITGLTDDDEIIEFMVYCKFTDAYIIEVSEYDLSARIALKFEMFKKYKEDQKSMENPVNYLDNLMYIQA
- a CDS encoding pyridoxal-phosphate dependent enzyme — encoded protein: MTTVPSFNDIQQAHNRISPFIHRTPVLTSEGINETAGLTVYFKCENFQKVGAFKYRGATNAVLSLTDSEAARGVATHSSGNHAAALALAARKRGIRCYVVMPRTAPQPKIEAVMHYGAEITFCEPTLQSREDTLKIITDKTGAAVVHPYDNFNVICGQGTAAKELLEEVPDVDILFVPVGGGGLLSGSSISAKAMKPEMDVYGCEPANADDAHRSFYSGILQPSVNPKTIADGLLTSLSNRTFGIIRNNVKDIFTVSEDSIINAMELIWRRMKIITEASSAVALAALLDNRERFKGKRAGIILSGGNVDLRNLPFH
- a CDS encoding endonuclease/exonuclease/phosphatase family protein, whose translation is MKTFVKKILLIVNILLALFLSISYLSVNVSPANSWIFAFLALAYPVILILNILFVLWWLIFRKWYFLISVLSILLGWHALQSTFQFHFSKPATGPSGQKITVLTYNVRLFNYYHWNKDTSAWQRITSYIRTEKPDIVCFQEFITLPGTSHDLENLKRRLKPLSYSHVYYTDHVKGKLNFGMATFSKYPIINKKMIDFEESLNGSMYSDIVAGHDTIRLFNCHLQSIRLRKEYNDLLDSLIFNYSDKHLHDLKDISVRMRQAYIMRAGQVNKIRREIDASPYPVIVCGDFNDTPVSYAYKTMSKGLKDVFIHTGSGIGTTFRGNFPYVRIDYVFCSPELTPVNHKIGKIKLSDHYPVKAGFVINEKAGSADPHSRPTK
- a CDS encoding rhomboid family intramembrane serine protease; its protein translation is MSMVNEIKSSLRKGNIIYRLIFINVAVFVVLGVWFVILRLFTPGISLTSLKISFNETVLKYLMVPSIPGELLTRPWTVITYMFTHFNLWHIVFNMLVLYWFGRIFMQYLTGKQLLSTYLLGGLAGSILYIAFINGFPGLREYLGGSMLGASAAIMAVVVAISFYVPNYTLYMFFIGPVRLKYIAIAFVIIDILMIASDNAGGNIAHLGGALYGYWFMSGLKKGRDIGGWLNIFLDKAVDLFKPRPKLNVAYRKSKQVTDEDYNRRKISQQKEVDRILDKIAKGGYESLSKSEKETLFKMSNKN
- a CDS encoding rhomboid family intramembrane serine protease — protein: MSFFGSSESNFPPVIKNIIIINVILFLATFLPAATDFMSTHLALYSLKSPMFEPHQVVTHMFMHANFGHIFFNMFGVFMFGRVLEQVWGSKRMLIFYTVTGLGAAAIHLTVNYLQMNHMMNLANEFIQNPTYLGFDQFVEKYLHGRASDYVTNFMQNWFYKPDDASFIPEAKNIVNGIIQYNLSIPTVGASGAVFGLLVAFAMLFPDVELMLIFLPIPIKAKYFIPVYALLELFLGVANFKGDNIAHFAHLGGALFGFLLVKYWKRNQFRIY